From Streptomyces asiaticus, one genomic window encodes:
- a CDS encoding ROK family transcriptional regulator: protein MGQMNRRTVRDLRRGNRSTLLRQLYFRGPVSRQELGTLTGLSSGSVSNVVGELLADELVEEAGSVESDGGRPRTLLRVTPGGGHLIGVDVGETHVRVELFDLALTELARWEHPLTPGGLERDPEPVVGHILTGLNAVVDKSGASPEAVIGVGVGVPGVVEQGDEILVHGPTAGRDAVPLERLLRTGTQLPLFIDNGATAQGQAEMWFGAGRGADNAVIALIGSGVGAAIVTAGVPYRGATSSAGEWGHTVVQVGGRACRCGAVGCLEAYVGAQAVLDRYGHGARGAGVDGADGAVGGGEGGLDGAAEGGVGGLDGAAEGDVGGADGAGEDQQAAFAAIVGAAGSEARAREVLEETAAYLGAGIADLINLFNPERIILGGWAGLLLGGRVLPRIRAATASYALRRPYAQTEIGLAELGPDAVALGAATLPLAHFLATGGAR from the coding sequence ATGGGTCAGATGAACCGACGGACCGTCCGCGACCTGCGGCGCGGCAACCGTTCGACGCTGCTGCGCCAGCTGTACTTCCGGGGCCCGGTGAGCCGTCAGGAACTGGGGACGCTCACCGGGCTCAGCTCCGGTTCGGTCAGCAATGTCGTCGGCGAGCTGCTCGCCGACGAACTGGTGGAGGAGGCCGGGTCCGTCGAGTCCGACGGCGGCCGCCCCCGCACACTGCTGCGGGTCACGCCGGGCGGCGGCCATCTCATCGGGGTCGACGTCGGCGAGACCCATGTCCGCGTCGAGCTGTTCGACCTCGCGCTGACCGAACTGGCCCGCTGGGAGCATCCGCTGACGCCCGGAGGGCTGGAGCGGGATCCGGAGCCGGTCGTCGGCCACATCCTGACCGGCCTGAACGCGGTCGTCGACAAGAGCGGCGCCTCGCCGGAGGCCGTCATCGGCGTCGGGGTCGGCGTCCCCGGCGTCGTCGAACAGGGGGACGAGATCCTCGTCCACGGCCCGACCGCCGGGCGGGACGCGGTGCCGCTGGAGCGGCTGCTGCGCACCGGCACCCAGTTGCCGCTGTTCATCGACAACGGCGCCACCGCGCAGGGGCAGGCCGAGATGTGGTTCGGGGCGGGGCGCGGCGCGGACAACGCGGTGATCGCGCTGATCGGTTCCGGCGTCGGCGCGGCCATCGTGACCGCCGGGGTGCCGTACCGGGGTGCGACCAGCAGCGCGGGGGAGTGGGGGCACACGGTCGTCCAGGTCGGCGGGCGCGCGTGCCGATGCGGTGCGGTCGGCTGTCTGGAGGCGTACGTCGGGGCGCAGGCGGTGCTCGACCGCTACGGGCACGGGGCGCGCGGAGCCGGTGTGGACGGCGCGGACGGTGCGGTCGGTGGCGGTGAGGGCGGCTTGGACGGTGCCGCTGAGGGCGGTGTGGGCGGCTTGGACGGTGCCGCTGAGGGCGATGTGGGCGGCGCGGACGGTGCCGGTGAGGACCAGCAGGCCGCGTTCGCCGCGATCGTAGGGGCCGCCGGGAGCGAGGCGCGGGCGCGCGAGGTGCTGGAGGAGACCGCCGCCTACCTCGGTGCGGGCATCGCCGATCTGATCAACCTCTTCAACCCCGAGCGGATCATCCTCGGTGGCTGGGCCGGACTGCTCCTCGGCGGCCGCGTCCTCCCCAGGATCCGGGCCGCCACCGCCTCCTACGCACTGCGCAGGCCGTACGCCCAGACCGAGATCGGGCTGGCCGAACTGGGGCCCGATGCCGTGGCGTTGGGCGCGGCCACACTGCCGCTGGCGCACTTCCTCGCCACCGGTGGAGCGCGCTGA
- a CDS encoding ROK family transcriptional regulator has product MTAKARTAQPSLRTTVRDPRHGGRSSLLWTLYLHAPLSRQELINRTGLGATTVSAVIGELIAEGVVTEEAESHRLRPAAGHRYVIGVEVADARVRVGLFDLALTQRAGAVHPLPSGPSPEHGAETAVRHILTFLDAVIEEAGIPHGHILGVGVGVSATGWDGVPLERMLRTGTALPLHIDNGAEALGRAEMWFGAGRGVQHGVVALIGSGVSASVITHGSPYRGATDSAGEWGHTTVQAGGRRCRCGARGCLEAYVGAEAVLERYRRARRGRVTPGADDESAFAALLAAADTSSAAQRVLEEAAVYLAAGIANLVNLFNPQRIILGGWAGLMFGARMLPRIRETVAAQALRRPYAQTDIGLCGLGPHAVALGAAALPVRHFLTEGAHRPARHPATTPQGALTRPPPICRPATAPQGAPTRPPPVCRPATTPRGAPTRVAPTTRMPVS; this is encoded by the coding sequence ATGACGGCCAAGGCGCGGACAGCCCAGCCCTCGCTGCGCACCACCGTGCGCGATCCGCGGCACGGCGGCCGCTCCTCGCTGCTGTGGACGCTGTATCTGCACGCTCCGCTCAGCCGCCAGGAGCTCATCAACCGTACGGGGCTCGGCGCCACCACCGTGAGCGCGGTGATCGGCGAACTGATCGCCGAAGGCGTCGTCACGGAAGAGGCGGAATCCCACCGGCTGCGGCCGGCCGCCGGGCACCGGTACGTCATCGGCGTCGAGGTCGCCGATGCCCGGGTCCGGGTCGGGCTGTTCGACCTCGCCCTCACCCAACGGGCCGGAGCCGTCCACCCGTTACCCTCCGGTCCCTCCCCTGAGCACGGCGCCGAGACCGCCGTCCGCCACATCCTGACCTTCCTGGACGCCGTCATCGAGGAAGCCGGGATCCCCCACGGGCACATCCTGGGCGTCGGCGTCGGCGTTTCGGCCACCGGCTGGGACGGCGTCCCCCTGGAACGGATGCTGCGCACCGGCACCGCGCTGCCCCTGCACATCGACAACGGCGCGGAGGCCCTGGGCCGGGCCGAGATGTGGTTCGGCGCGGGCCGTGGCGTCCAGCACGGCGTCGTCGCGCTCATCGGCTCCGGCGTCTCCGCGAGCGTCATCACCCACGGCTCCCCCTACCGGGGCGCCACCGACAGCGCGGGCGAGTGGGGCCACACCACCGTCCAGGCCGGGGGCCGCCGCTGCCGGTGCGGCGCGCGCGGCTGCCTGGAGGCGTACGTCGGGGCCGAGGCGGTCCTGGAGCGCTACCGCCGGGCCCGGCGCGGCCGTGTCACCCCCGGCGCCGACGACGAGTCCGCGTTCGCCGCGCTGCTCGCGGCCGCCGACACCTCGTCGGCCGCACAGCGCGTCCTGGAGGAGGCGGCGGTGTACTTGGCCGCCGGAATCGCCAATCTCGTCAATCTCTTCAACCCCCAGCGGATCATCCTCGGCGGCTGGGCCGGGCTGATGTTCGGCGCCCGTATGCTGCCGCGGATCCGCGAGACGGTGGCCGCGCAAGCGCTGCGCAGACCCTACGCGCAGACCGACATCGGGCTGTGCGGGCTCGGCCCCCACGCCGTGGCGCTCGGCGCCGCCGCCCTGCCCGTCCGCCACTTCCTGACCGAGGGCGCGCACCGTCCCGCCCGCCACCCGGCCACCACCCCTCAAGGAGCGCTGACGCGCCCTCCTCCCATCTGTCGCCCGGCCACCGCCCCTCAAGGAGCGCCGACGCGCCCCCCTCCCGTCTGTCGCCCAGCCACCACCCCGCGAGGAGCGCCGACGCGCGTGGCCCCCACCACGCGTATGCCCGTGTCGTAG
- a CDS encoding PLP-dependent aminotransferase family protein: MSPWTSAVGAPQLARLLGSQHTRDGVAAGAAASLTGGRRVPAYRSLADGVRLLILEGRVPVAARLPAERELAAALAVSRTTVAAAYEALRGEGFLESRRGAGSWTAMPAGSPLPTRGLDPLPPEAAASVIDLGCAALPAPEPWLTRAMRGALDELPPYAHTHGDYPAGLPALRQALADRYTARGIPTMPEQIMVTTGAMGAVAAACRLMVRPGERVAVESPSYANILQLMREAGARLVPVAMADRLAGWDIPSWRQVLSAAAPRLAYVIADFHNPTGALATEDQRRQLVDAARSAGTVLIADETMAELRLDDEVELVRPVCAFDPAGSTVITVGSASKTFWAGLRIGWVRAAPDVIRSLVAARAYADLGTPVIEQLAVAWLLNTGGWEEAIGIRRELARGNRDALVDALRRHLPDWEFTVPHGGLTLWARTGGLSGSRIAEAGARLGVRVPSGPRFGVDGAFEGYVRLPFTVGGAVADKAATRLAAAADLVATGATIEAEAPRTYVA; this comes from the coding sequence ATGAGTCCATGGACGTCCGCTGTCGGGGCACCCCAACTGGCCCGGCTGCTCGGGTCACAGCACACCCGCGACGGCGTGGCCGCCGGGGCCGCGGCCTCACTGACCGGGGGCCGCCGCGTCCCCGCCTACCGCTCCCTCGCCGACGGCGTACGGCTGCTCATCCTGGAGGGCCGGGTTCCGGTCGCGGCCCGCCTCCCCGCCGAGCGCGAGCTCGCCGCGGCGCTCGCGGTCAGCCGCACCACCGTCGCCGCCGCCTACGAGGCGCTGCGCGGCGAGGGGTTCCTGGAGTCCCGGCGCGGCGCCGGGAGCTGGACCGCCATGCCCGCCGGAAGCCCGCTGCCCACCCGGGGGCTCGATCCGCTCCCGCCCGAGGCCGCGGCCTCCGTGATCGACCTCGGCTGTGCCGCGCTGCCCGCCCCCGAACCCTGGCTCACCCGCGCCATGCGCGGCGCCCTGGACGAACTGCCGCCCTACGCCCACACCCACGGCGACTACCCCGCCGGGCTGCCCGCCCTGCGCCAGGCGCTCGCCGACCGCTACACCGCCCGCGGCATACCGACCATGCCCGAGCAGATCATGGTCACCACCGGTGCCATGGGGGCCGTCGCCGCCGCCTGCCGGCTGATGGTCCGGCCCGGGGAGCGGGTCGCCGTCGAATCGCCCAGCTACGCCAACATCCTCCAGCTGATGCGGGAGGCGGGCGCCCGGCTCGTCCCCGTCGCCATGGCCGACCGGCTGGCGGGCTGGGACATCCCGTCCTGGCGCCAGGTGCTCAGCGCCGCCGCGCCCCGGCTGGCCTACGTCATCGCCGATTTCCACAACCCCACCGGCGCCCTCGCCACCGAGGACCAGCGCCGCCAGCTCGTCGACGCCGCCCGCTCCGCCGGTACGGTCCTGATCGCCGACGAGACCATGGCCGAGCTGCGGCTGGACGACGAGGTGGAGCTGGTCCGGCCGGTCTGCGCCTTCGACCCGGCGGGCAGTACCGTGATCACGGTCGGCTCGGCGAGCAAGACCTTCTGGGCGGGGCTGCGGATCGGCTGGGTGCGCGCCGCGCCCGATGTCATCCGCAGCCTGGTCGCCGCCCGCGCCTACGCGGACCTGGGCACCCCCGTCATCGAACAGCTCGCCGTCGCCTGGCTGCTGAACACCGGCGGCTGGGAGGAGGCCATCGGGATCCGCCGGGAGCTCGCGCGCGGCAACCGGGACGCGCTCGTCGACGCCCTGCGGCGCCATCTGCCCGACTGGGAGTTCACCGTCCCGCACGGCGGGCTCACCCTCTGGGCCCGCACCGGTGGCCTCTCCGGCTCCCGCATCGCCGAGGCGGGCGCCCGGCTGGGGGTCCGGGTGCCGTCGGGGCCGCGCTTCGGGGTGGACGGCGCGTTCGAGGGGTACGTACGGCTGCCGTTCACGGTCGGGGGAGCGGTCGCGGACAAGGCCGCCACCCGGCTGGCCGCGGCCGCCGACCTGGTGGCCACGGGCGCCACGATCGAGGCGGAGGCGCCGCGGACGTATGTGGCCTGA
- a CDS encoding glycoside hydrolase family 16 protein: protein MRSTLRNTVIGLLSATALAATPWLTAPATATTDTPHTKAAAAEFTDNFDGAAGSAVDGSKWGLETGDNVNNHERQFYTDGNKNAALDGNGNLVITARKENPANYNCWYGQCEYTSARLNTSQKFTTASGHVEARMKLPQGQGMWPAFWMLGSDIGSAGWPNCGEIDIMENVGFEPSTVHGTIHGPGYSGSGGIGAGYTLPNGGKFSDDFHTFAIDWSPNKITWSVDGNVYQTRTPSDLNGNRWVFDHPFYIILNLAVGGDWPGDPDGNTSFPQQLVVDYVKVTGGS from the coding sequence ATGAGAAGTACGCTGCGCAACACCGTGATCGGTCTGCTCTCCGCGACCGCGCTCGCCGCCACTCCCTGGCTCACCGCACCGGCCACGGCCACCACGGACACCCCCCATACCAAAGCCGCCGCGGCCGAGTTCACCGACAACTTCGACGGCGCGGCGGGCAGCGCGGTCGACGGCTCCAAGTGGGGCCTGGAGACCGGTGACAACGTCAACAACCACGAGCGGCAGTTCTACACCGACGGCAACAAGAACGCGGCGCTGGACGGCAACGGCAACCTCGTCATCACCGCCCGCAAGGAGAACCCGGCCAACTACAACTGCTGGTACGGCCAATGTGAGTACACCTCCGCCCGCCTCAACACCTCCCAGAAGTTCACCACGGCCTCCGGCCATGTCGAGGCCCGGATGAAGCTGCCGCAGGGCCAGGGCATGTGGCCCGCCTTCTGGATGCTCGGCAGCGACATCGGCAGCGCGGGCTGGCCCAACTGCGGCGAGATAGACATCATGGAGAACGTGGGCTTCGAGCCCAGCACCGTCCACGGCACCATCCACGGCCCCGGCTACTCCGGCTCGGGCGGCATCGGCGCCGGCTACACCCTGCCCAATGGCGGCAAGTTCTCCGACGACTTCCACACCTTCGCCATCGACTGGTCGCCGAACAAGATCACCTGGTCCGTCGACGGCAACGTCTACCAGACCCGCACGCCCTCGGACCTCAACGGCAACCGCTGGGTCTTCGACCACCCCTTCTACATCATCCTCAACCTGGCCGTCGGCGGTGACTGGCCCGGTGACCCGGACGGCAACACCTCCTTCCCGCAGCAGCTGGTCGTCGACTACGTCAAGGTGACGGGCGGCAGCTGA
- the fxsA gene encoding FxsA family membrane protein: MMTGASQQSDPTRPKRSRARTFVPLGIAAWLVLEIWLLTLVADVAGGLTVFLLLVAGVVVGGAVVKRGGRRAWQSLAGSMRPGAEEPAARPGSSFTMLGGLLLMVPGLVSDVAALVCLFPPTRALLRRRAESALSRRMGFVPGSPSDPFQQAREQWERRDGRERPEQGTVIQGEVIRDGDDRDRDSDGEPGPGLRPRDRG, translated from the coding sequence ATGATGACCGGCGCATCGCAGCAGAGCGACCCGACCCGCCCGAAGCGCTCACGCGCCCGCACCTTCGTACCGCTGGGGATCGCCGCCTGGCTGGTGCTGGAGATCTGGCTGCTGACCCTGGTGGCGGACGTCGCCGGAGGGCTGACCGTCTTCCTGCTGCTGGTCGCGGGCGTGGTGGTGGGCGGGGCCGTGGTCAAGCGCGGCGGCCGCCGGGCGTGGCAGAGCCTGGCCGGGTCGATGCGGCCGGGCGCCGAGGAGCCCGCCGCGCGGCCGGGAAGCTCCTTCACGATGCTCGGCGGGCTGCTGCTCATGGTGCCGGGGCTGGTCTCGGACGTGGCCGCGCTGGTGTGCCTGTTCCCGCCGACCCGGGCGCTGCTGCGGCGCCGCGCGGAGAGCGCGCTGTCGCGCCGGATGGGCTTCGTCCCCGGATCGCCGTCCGACCCCTTCCAGCAGGCCCGTGAGCAGTGGGAGCGCCGGGACGGGCGGGAGCGCCCGGAGCAGGGCACGGTCATCCAGGGCGAGGTGATACGGGACGGGGACGACCGGGACCGGGACAGCGACGGAGAGCCGGGGCCCGGGCTGCGGCCGCGCGACCGGGGCTGA
- a CDS encoding RNA polymerase-binding protein RbpA codes for MSERALRGTRLVVTSYETDRGIDLAPRQAVEYACQNGHRFEMPFSVEAEIPPEWECKACGAMALLVDGDGPEEKKGKPARTHWDMLMERRTREELEEVLAERLAVLRSGAMNIAVHPRDTRKSA; via the coding sequence ATGAGTGAGCGAGCTCTTCGCGGCACGCGACTCGTGGTGACCAGCTACGAGACCGACCGCGGCATCGATCTGGCCCCGCGCCAGGCGGTGGAGTACGCATGCCAGAACGGCCATCGATTCGAGATGCCGTTCTCGGTAGAGGCGGAGATCCCGCCGGAGTGGGAGTGCAAGGCGTGCGGCGCCATGGCACTCCTTGTCGACGGCGACGGTCCAGAGGAGAAGAAGGGCAAGCCCGCGCGCACGCACTGGGACATGCTCATGGAGCGGCGCACCCGCGAGGAGCTGGAGGAGGTGCTGGCCGAGCGGCTGGCGGTTCTGCGCTCCGGTGCCATGAACATCGCCGTGCATCCGCGGGACACCCGTAAGTCTGCCTGA
- a CDS encoding YczE/YyaS/YitT family protein codes for MGLQLRAMVGLDPWDAFHQGISEHTSLSIGTVTVVVGVAALLLWIPLRQRPGLGTVSNVLVIGPVMDGTLWLIPEPEALAVRIPLLLFAIVLCGVATGLYISARFGAGPRDGLMTGLHRRTGWSIRLVRTGIELAVLTTGFALGGSVGVGTVLFALTIGPLSQYFLRVFAIPAPGGTGSGIVARGGARAQVRDLI; via the coding sequence ATGGGGCTCCAGTTGCGCGCCATGGTCGGTCTCGACCCGTGGGACGCCTTCCACCAGGGCATCTCCGAGCACACCTCGCTGTCGATCGGCACGGTGACGGTCGTCGTCGGCGTCGCCGCGCTGCTGCTGTGGATCCCGCTGCGCCAGCGGCCGGGGCTTGGCACGGTGTCGAACGTGCTGGTGATCGGGCCTGTGATGGACGGCACACTGTGGCTGATACCGGAGCCGGAGGCGCTGGCGGTGCGGATTCCGCTGCTGCTCTTCGCGATCGTGCTGTGCGGCGTGGCCACCGGGCTCTACATCTCGGCGCGGTTCGGGGCGGGTCCGCGGGACGGACTGATGACGGGACTGCACCGGCGCACCGGGTGGTCGATCCGGCTGGTGCGGACCGGGATCGAGCTCGCGGTGCTGACCACCGGCTTCGCGCTGGGCGGCTCGGTGGGGGTGGGAACGGTGCTGTTCGCGCTGACCATCGGGCCGCTGTCGCAGTACTTCCTGCGGGTCTTCGCGATTCCCGCACCCGGCGGGACGGGCTCCGGGATCGTGGCGCGCGGCGGCGCCAGGGCCCAGGTCCGGGACCTGATTTAG
- a CDS encoding ankyrin repeat domain-containing protein → MTESNPESEPAHDPEVLQLAAKVFDLARQGDTDTLAAYVDAGVPANLTNDKGDSLLMLAAYYGHPATVSALLERGADPNRVNERGQTPIAGAAFKGEAEVLRVLLAKGADPRAGSPSAVETARMFGREDLLALFQAPGSER, encoded by the coding sequence ATGACCGAATCGAACCCCGAGAGCGAGCCCGCCCACGACCCGGAGGTGCTCCAACTGGCGGCCAAGGTCTTCGACCTGGCCCGGCAGGGTGACACCGATACGCTCGCCGCCTATGTGGACGCGGGCGTCCCGGCCAACCTCACCAACGACAAGGGCGATTCCCTGCTCATGCTCGCGGCCTACTACGGCCATCCCGCGACGGTGTCGGCCCTGCTGGAGCGCGGCGCCGACCCCAATCGGGTGAACGAACGGGGTCAGACCCCCATCGCGGGCGCCGCGTTCAAGGGTGAGGCGGAGGTGTTGAGGGTGCTGCTGGCCAAGGGTGCCGACCCGCGCGCCGGATCGCCCTCGGCCGTCGAGACGGCGCGGATGTTCGGGCGGGAGGATCTGCTCGCGCTGTTCCAGGCCCCCGGTTCGGAGCGGTGA